From Drosophila yakuba strain Tai18E2 chromosome 2L, Prin_Dyak_Tai18E2_2.1, whole genome shotgun sequence, one genomic window encodes:
- the LOC6526391 gene encoding adenylyl cyclase-associated protein 1 isoform X2, translated as MFSCCRSNPKAGKKEKDKGNAEEENEVQATEKVEPQLNGKPGTPKEEPQPVKPEKEPLEANNPEDKPSTQPNTDNEQEAKPSAAVDHLESICERLETLVDRLERTLTAPQAIELPTPTLPPPPAEEEDVEEALPVFEKAETPPPPPSPPSSNMSVAGFEDIVAGPLSQYLSLSAKIGGDVAQHAELVKSAFGSQLQYVTLATQIAQPAQPKQAELLKPTSTQISAIQDFREKHRSSPFFNHLSAISESIPALGWVCVEKTPGPYVKEMNDAGQFYTNRVLKEWKEKDVTHVEWARAWVQTLTELQAYIRQYHTTGLVWSGKGAAPAGGAPPPPPPGGLPPPPPMLDLSALKLDSAGDDRSALFAQINQGADITKGLKKVTGDMQTHKNPSLRTGPAPFKSPAQSGGSKGVAAPSAQAKAPVFERDGKKWIIEYQKNNTGLLVENAEMNNVVYVFRCEGSTLTVKGKVNNIVFDSCKKCSLLFDSVVASVEFVNCQSVQMQVLGSVPTVSIDKTDGCQMYLSKDSLGVEIVNSKSSEMNILLPDDSGDYTELALPEQYKTTIAGKTLKTVCVDSLG; from the exons ATGTTCTCCTGCTGCCGATCGAATCCCAAGGCGGGCAAGAAGGAGAAGGATAAAGGGAACGCGGAGGAGGAGAACGAAGTACAGGCCACCGAAAAGGTGGAACCCCAGCTGAACGGCAAGCCAGGAACTCCGAAGGAGGAGCCACAACCTGTAAAACCAGAAAAGGAGCCCTTGGAAGCGAATAATCCCGAGGATAAACCCAGCACCCAGCCAAACACTG ATAACGAGCAGGAAGCCAAGCCCTCGGCCGCCGTCGACCACTTGGAGAGCATTTGCGAGCGACTGGAGACCCTCGTCGACCGTTTGGAACGCACTCTAACAGCGCCACAGGCCATAGAActgcccacgcccactctccCGCCCCCGCCAGCCGAAGAAGAAGACGTTGAGGAAGCTCTTCCAGTTTTTGAAAAAGCAGAAacaccacctccacctccgtcgccgcccagcagcaacatgagtGTCGCCGGATTTGAGGACATTGTGGCGGGTCCGCTGAGCCAATACCTATCCCTCTCCGCCAAAATTGGCGGCGATGTGGCGCAGCATGCGGAGCTCGTAAAGAGCGCCTTTGG CTCCCAATTGCAGTACGTGACGCTGGCCACTCAGATTGCCCAGCCGGCGCAGCCCAAGCAGGCGGAGCTCCTGAAGCCGACCTCGACGCAGATCAGCGCCATCCAGGACTTCCGCGAGAAGCACCGCTCCTCGCCCTTCTTCAACCACCTGTCGGCCATCAGCGAAAGCATTCCCGCCTTGGGCTGGGTGTGCGTGGAGAAGACCCCGGGTCCTTATGTCAAGGAGATGAACGACGCCGGCCAGTTCTACACGAACCGCGTGCTCAAGGAGTGGAAGGAGAAGGATGTCACGCATGTGGAGTGGGCCCGCGCCTGGGTGCAGACGCTCACCGAACTGCAGGCCTACATCCGGCAGTACCACACCACGGGCTTGGTGTGGTCTGGCAAGGGAGCTGCACCCGCCGGAggtgcaccaccaccaccgccacccgGTGGTCTGCCCCCACCGCCGCCCATGCTGGATCTGAGTGCCCTCAAGCTGGACAGCGCCGGAGATGATCGCAGCGCCCTATTCGCCCAGATCAACCAGGGTGCAGACATTACCAAGG GCTTGAAGAAGGTCACTGGCGACATGCAGACCCACAAAAATCCATCTCTGCGCACCGGACCGGCTCCGTTCAAATCGCCAGCCCAATCGGGCGGCAGCAAGGGCGTTGCTGCTCCATCTGCGCAAGCCAAGGCGCCCGTTTTCGAGCGCGACGGAAAGAAGTGGATCATCGAGTACCAGAAGAACAACACCGGTCTGCTGGTGGAGAACGCCGAGATGAACAACGTGGTGTACGTGTTCAGGTGCGAGGGATCCACTCTGACCGTCAAGGGCAAGGTGAACAACATCGTCTTCGACTCCTGCAAGAAGTGCTCCCTGCTGTTCGACTCCGTGGTGGCCTCCGTGGAGTTCGTCAACTGCCAGAGCGTGCAGATGCAGGTGCTCGGCTCGGTGCCGACGGTTTCGATCGACAAGACCGACGGATGCCAGATGTATCTGTCCAAGGATTCGCTTGGCGTGGAGATCGTCAACTCCAAGTCCTCGGAGATGAACATCCTCTTGCCCGACGACAGCGGCGATTAT ACCGAGTTGGCTTTACCGGAGCAGTATAAGACCACGATTGCCGGCAAGACCCTCAAGACTGTGTGCGTGGACAGCCTCGGCTAA
- the LOC6526392 gene encoding dehydrodolichyl diphosphate synthase complex subunit NUS1 isoform X1, which yields MSVGYVRLCTLRRGTEEATGADSWQKRQPLVEKPSPDLRNMIEVLCLLLGRILLLLVGGYELMWRLRERLNALVIRSYDLWRSGTARELHERRVLADCRSQLTKTPQHLVLVISPVDAGVDAVLLSRIFDFALDVGIKHVSLYDRRTKGSGYVDMADLCRSTSGDTGSCLKWPPGPSPSKLESLPKNGQKSNGYVNGSHSPQLQLHQISASDGHALIADVCRELYEGRETELVQSLLKQKREALTEQISDMLSQRLGFEAPEPELGIVFARQTCTYGLLPWHARFTEFHTHPSGRHFDVETFASILCKYSRCEQRWGT from the exons ATGAGCGTGG GTTATGTCCGCTTGTGTACACTGCGACGGGGAACCGAAGAAGCAACAGGAGCGGATTCCTGGCAGAAGAGACAACCGCTGGTCGAGAAACCGTCCCCTGACCTGCGCAACATGATTGAGGTGCTGTGCCTGCTGCTCGGCAggatcctgctgctcctggttgGCGGCTACGAACTGATGTGGCGGCTCCGAGAGCGTCTCAATGCACTGGTCATCCGGTCATATGACCTTTGGCGCAGCGGAACGGCACGTGAGCTGCACGAGCGACGCGTGCTCGCCGACTGCCGCTCCCAGTTGACCAAGACGCCGCAGCATCTGGTCCTGGTTATCTCCCCCGTGGATGCTGGCGTGGATGCGGTGCTTCTGAGCAGGATATTTGACTTTGCCCTGGACGTGGGCATCAAACACGTCAGTCTGTACGACAGGCGCACGAAAGGCAGTGGCTATGTGGACATGGCCGATCTGTGTCGGTCAACCAGCGGGGACACGGGCAGCTGCTTAAAGTGGCCACCCGGTCCAAGTCCCAGCAAACTGGAGAGCCTGCCCAAAAACGGACAAAAGTCAAATGGTTATGTGAACGGTTCGCATTCCCCTCAATTGCAG CTCCATCAAATCAGCGCCTCCGACGGCCATGCCCTGATCGCCGACGTCTGCCGGGAGTTGTACGAAGGCAGGGAGACGGAATTGGTGCAGAGTCTACTTAAGCAGAAGCGCGAAGCGCTGACGGAGCAGATCAGCGACATGCTGAGCCAGCGACTCGGGTTCGAGGCCCCGGAGCCGGAGCTGGGCATAGTGTTCGCCCGGCAGACGTGCACCTACGGCCTGCTGCCCTGGCACGCGCGCTTCACTGAGTTCCACACGCACCCCAGCGGACGCCACTTCGACGTGGAGACGTTCGCCAGCATCCTGTGCAAGTACTCGCGATGCGAGCAGCGGTGGGGCACGTAG
- the LOC6526391 gene encoding adenylyl cyclase-associated protein 1 isoform X1: protein MFSCCRSNPKAGKKEKDKGNAEEENEVQATEKVEPQLNGKPGTPKEEPQPVKPEKEPLEANNPEDKPSTQPNTAQPTQAEAASKSPTANPATAPAPVADAKTVPAPKELEPLTRSTHSSTSTAPPASMTSGEAEEADEVVVAVVTPTTPPPQPPPTKSCLSRHNSTHQSIKKKVNISNRAEIIEPDPLPLLLLASQNQGSLLDDDEVFSDSLPPPKRESMCAPYIEGDVVSETLFFAHGLPSWFDDERLNDIGCIEPPVTPVGRDELELKRQRLYTELLRAAHAAVEHSVAVRDNEQEAKPSAAVDHLESICERLETLVDRLERTLTAPQAIELPTPTLPPPPAEEEDVEEALPVFEKAETPPPPPSPPSSNMSVAGFEDIVAGPLSQYLSLSAKIGGDVAQHAELVKSAFGSQLQYVTLATQIAQPAQPKQAELLKPTSTQISAIQDFREKHRSSPFFNHLSAISESIPALGWVCVEKTPGPYVKEMNDAGQFYTNRVLKEWKEKDVTHVEWARAWVQTLTELQAYIRQYHTTGLVWSGKGAAPAGGAPPPPPPGGLPPPPPMLDLSALKLDSAGDDRSALFAQINQGADITKGLKKVTGDMQTHKNPSLRTGPAPFKSPAQSGGSKGVAAPSAQAKAPVFERDGKKWIIEYQKNNTGLLVENAEMNNVVYVFRCEGSTLTVKGKVNNIVFDSCKKCSLLFDSVVASVEFVNCQSVQMQVLGSVPTVSIDKTDGCQMYLSKDSLGVEIVNSKSSEMNILLPDDSGDYTELALPEQYKTTIAGKTLKTVCVDSLG from the exons ATGTTCTCCTGCTGCCGATCGAATCCCAAGGCGGGCAAGAAGGAGAAGGATAAAGGGAACGCGGAGGAGGAGAACGAAGTACAGGCCACCGAAAAGGTGGAACCCCAGCTGAACGGCAAGCCAGGAACTCCGAAGGAGGAGCCACAACCTGTAAAACCAGAAAAGGAGCCCTTGGAAGCGAATAATCCCGAGGATAAACCCAGCACCCAGCCAAACACTG CCCAACCAACTCAGGCTGAAGCGGCTAGCAAATCACCAACAGCAAATCCTgcaacagcaccagcaccagttGCAGACGCAAAGACAGTTCCCGCACCCAAAGAACTGGAGCCACTGACCCGCTCCACGCACTCTTCCACATCCACGGCACCACCGGCTTCGATGACCAGCGgcgaggcggaggaggcggaTGAAGTGGTGGTGGCGGTCGTCACGCCAACCACACCGCCTCCACAGCCGCCGCCCACCAAGAGCTGCCTGTCCAGGCACAACTCCACACATCAGTCGATCAAGAAGAAGGTGAACATCAGCAACCGGGCGGAGATCATCGAGCCGGATCCACTGCCACTGCTCCTGCTGGCCAGCCAGAATCAGGGCTCCCTGCTGGACGACGACGAGGTGTTCTCCGACTCACTGCCTCCACCCAAGCGGGAGAGCATGTGTGCACCATACATCGAGGGGGATGTCGTCTCGGAAACTCTGTTCTTTGCCCACGGACTGCCCTCCTGGTTCGACGACGAGCGCTTGAATGACAT CGGCTGCATCGAGCCACCGGTCACGCCGGTGGGACGCGacgagctggagctgaagcgCCAGCGTCTTTACACGGAGCTCTTGCGGGCCGCCCATGCGGCTGTGGAGCATAGCGTGGCCGTGCGGG ATAACGAGCAGGAAGCCAAGCCCTCGGCCGCCGTCGACCACTTGGAGAGCATTTGCGAGCGACTGGAGACCCTCGTCGACCGTTTGGAACGCACTCTAACAGCGCCACAGGCCATAGAActgcccacgcccactctccCGCCCCCGCCAGCCGAAGAAGAAGACGTTGAGGAAGCTCTTCCAGTTTTTGAAAAAGCAGAAacaccacctccacctccgtcgccgcccagcagcaacatgagtGTCGCCGGATTTGAGGACATTGTGGCGGGTCCGCTGAGCCAATACCTATCCCTCTCCGCCAAAATTGGCGGCGATGTGGCGCAGCATGCGGAGCTCGTAAAGAGCGCCTTTGG CTCCCAATTGCAGTACGTGACGCTGGCCACTCAGATTGCCCAGCCGGCGCAGCCCAAGCAGGCGGAGCTCCTGAAGCCGACCTCGACGCAGATCAGCGCCATCCAGGACTTCCGCGAGAAGCACCGCTCCTCGCCCTTCTTCAACCACCTGTCGGCCATCAGCGAAAGCATTCCCGCCTTGGGCTGGGTGTGCGTGGAGAAGACCCCGGGTCCTTATGTCAAGGAGATGAACGACGCCGGCCAGTTCTACACGAACCGCGTGCTCAAGGAGTGGAAGGAGAAGGATGTCACGCATGTGGAGTGGGCCCGCGCCTGGGTGCAGACGCTCACCGAACTGCAGGCCTACATCCGGCAGTACCACACCACGGGCTTGGTGTGGTCTGGCAAGGGAGCTGCACCCGCCGGAggtgcaccaccaccaccgccacccgGTGGTCTGCCCCCACCGCCGCCCATGCTGGATCTGAGTGCCCTCAAGCTGGACAGCGCCGGAGATGATCGCAGCGCCCTATTCGCCCAGATCAACCAGGGTGCAGACATTACCAAGG GCTTGAAGAAGGTCACTGGCGACATGCAGACCCACAAAAATCCATCTCTGCGCACCGGACCGGCTCCGTTCAAATCGCCAGCCCAATCGGGCGGCAGCAAGGGCGTTGCTGCTCCATCTGCGCAAGCCAAGGCGCCCGTTTTCGAGCGCGACGGAAAGAAGTGGATCATCGAGTACCAGAAGAACAACACCGGTCTGCTGGTGGAGAACGCCGAGATGAACAACGTGGTGTACGTGTTCAGGTGCGAGGGATCCACTCTGACCGTCAAGGGCAAGGTGAACAACATCGTCTTCGACTCCTGCAAGAAGTGCTCCCTGCTGTTCGACTCCGTGGTGGCCTCCGTGGAGTTCGTCAACTGCCAGAGCGTGCAGATGCAGGTGCTCGGCTCGGTGCCGACGGTTTCGATCGACAAGACCGACGGATGCCAGATGTATCTGTCCAAGGATTCGCTTGGCGTGGAGATCGTCAACTCCAAGTCCTCGGAGATGAACATCCTCTTGCCCGACGACAGCGGCGATTAT ACCGAGTTGGCTTTACCGGAGCAGTATAAGACCACGATTGCCGGCAAGACCCTCAAGACTGTGTGCGTGGACAGCCTCGGCTAA
- the LOC6526391 gene encoding adenylyl cyclase-associated protein 1 isoform X3, whose protein sequence is MSVAGFEDIVAGPLSQYLSLSAKIGGDVAQHAELVKSAFGSQLQYVTLATQIAQPAQPKQAELLKPTSTQISAIQDFREKHRSSPFFNHLSAISESIPALGWVCVEKTPGPYVKEMNDAGQFYTNRVLKEWKEKDVTHVEWARAWVQTLTELQAYIRQYHTTGLVWSGKGAAPAGGAPPPPPPGGLPPPPPMLDLSALKLDSAGDDRSALFAQINQGADITKGLKKVTGDMQTHKNPSLRTGPAPFKSPAQSGGSKGVAAPSAQAKAPVFERDGKKWIIEYQKNNTGLLVENAEMNNVVYVFRCEGSTLTVKGKVNNIVFDSCKKCSLLFDSVVASVEFVNCQSVQMQVLGSVPTVSIDKTDGCQMYLSKDSLGVEIVNSKSSEMNILLPDDSGDYTELALPEQYKTTIAGKTLKTVCVDSLG, encoded by the exons atgagtGTCGCCGGATTTGAGGACATTGTGGCGGGTCCGCTGAGCCAATACCTATCCCTCTCCGCCAAAATTGGCGGCGATGTGGCGCAGCATGCGGAGCTCGTAAAGAGCGCCTTTGG CTCCCAATTGCAGTACGTGACGCTGGCCACTCAGATTGCCCAGCCGGCGCAGCCCAAGCAGGCGGAGCTCCTGAAGCCGACCTCGACGCAGATCAGCGCCATCCAGGACTTCCGCGAGAAGCACCGCTCCTCGCCCTTCTTCAACCACCTGTCGGCCATCAGCGAAAGCATTCCCGCCTTGGGCTGGGTGTGCGTGGAGAAGACCCCGGGTCCTTATGTCAAGGAGATGAACGACGCCGGCCAGTTCTACACGAACCGCGTGCTCAAGGAGTGGAAGGAGAAGGATGTCACGCATGTGGAGTGGGCCCGCGCCTGGGTGCAGACGCTCACCGAACTGCAGGCCTACATCCGGCAGTACCACACCACGGGCTTGGTGTGGTCTGGCAAGGGAGCTGCACCCGCCGGAggtgcaccaccaccaccgccacccgGTGGTCTGCCCCCACCGCCGCCCATGCTGGATCTGAGTGCCCTCAAGCTGGACAGCGCCGGAGATGATCGCAGCGCCCTATTCGCCCAGATCAACCAGGGTGCAGACATTACCAAGG GCTTGAAGAAGGTCACTGGCGACATGCAGACCCACAAAAATCCATCTCTGCGCACCGGACCGGCTCCGTTCAAATCGCCAGCCCAATCGGGCGGCAGCAAGGGCGTTGCTGCTCCATCTGCGCAAGCCAAGGCGCCCGTTTTCGAGCGCGACGGAAAGAAGTGGATCATCGAGTACCAGAAGAACAACACCGGTCTGCTGGTGGAGAACGCCGAGATGAACAACGTGGTGTACGTGTTCAGGTGCGAGGGATCCACTCTGACCGTCAAGGGCAAGGTGAACAACATCGTCTTCGACTCCTGCAAGAAGTGCTCCCTGCTGTTCGACTCCGTGGTGGCCTCCGTGGAGTTCGTCAACTGCCAGAGCGTGCAGATGCAGGTGCTCGGCTCGGTGCCGACGGTTTCGATCGACAAGACCGACGGATGCCAGATGTATCTGTCCAAGGATTCGCTTGGCGTGGAGATCGTCAACTCCAAGTCCTCGGAGATGAACATCCTCTTGCCCGACGACAGCGGCGATTAT ACCGAGTTGGCTTTACCGGAGCAGTATAAGACCACGATTGCCGGCAAGACCCTCAAGACTGTGTGCGTGGACAGCCTCGGCTAA
- the LOC6526388 gene encoding 5-methylcytosine rRNA methyltransferase NSUN4, which translates to MLKVRSICLLSRRWKSGAKKRWNVLQNRKNNCDRALENFDDFYGSVYGSRWKNMRAALLTRHKYVALVNNFGDTEQTCGMLESDGAINMKSLINLAQDRLKDSMETVPEQGKSRHEIEGKLDALLRKQQEREVASIYPSSQEDGASAQLPLELKFDNIQETQQTEQVNNPFKQSLTKALEEDVKLDEHRLVDPQFGTGGLYEYMPAHSIKGMEDWVAESEHYKYYQTSADFPLAIEPEDSFHYPEHLSLYTYEMGNCSDFKGPKKCITGVLSHFMMDGASTLPPLFLQVQPGERVLDACASPGGKSLLMLQTLHLDHLVCNDIQESRLNKLRKVMQEYLFDYKERWAGKRLIFSQSDARNLDQYEQFDKILVDVPCTTDRHVLNEQDNNIFKPTRVKERLRIPELQAGILANCLRLLRPGGSLVYSTCSLSPIQNDGVVHMALQKVFTEYGITATIKDLSRHTALFSDVFKFEHPKGLKYGQMVVPYLPANFGPMYFSKITRNE; encoded by the coding sequence ATGTTGAAAGTGCGGAGCATTTGTTTGCTGTCCAGGAGGTGGAAGAGCGGCGCCAAGAAGCGATGGAATGTGCTGCAGAACCGGAAGAACAACTGCGACCGGGCGCTGGAGAACTTTGATGACTTCTACGGCAGTGTCTACGGCAGCAGGTGGAAGAACATGCGGGCGGCGCTCCTCACGAGGCACAAGTACGTCGCCCTGGTGAACAATTTCGGGGACACGGAGCAGACGTGCGGCATGCTGGAGTCAGATGGAGCCATCAACATGAAGTCCCTGATCAACCTGGCACAGGATCGCCTCAAGGACAGCATGGAGACGGTGCCGGAACAGGGCAAATCCCGCCATGAAATCGAGGGCAAACTGGATGCACTGCTGCGGAAACAGCAGGAACGCGAGGTGGCCTCTATATACCCGAGTTCGCAGGAGGATGGTGCATCCGCGCAGCTGCCGCTGGAACTGAAGTTTGACAACATTCAGGAAACGCAGCAAACGGAACAAGTGAATAATCCCTTCAAACAGAGTCTGACGAAGGCTTTGGAGGAGGATGTAAAGCTGGACGAGCATCGCTTGGTGGATCCCCAGTTCGGCACAGGCGGACTGTACGAGTACATGCCCGCCCACAGCATCAAGGGCATGGAGGACTGGGTGGCCGAGTCGGAGCACTACAAGTACTACCAAACCAGCGCCGATTTCCCACTCGCCATTGAGCCGGAGGACTCCTTTCACTACCCCGAGCATCTATCCCTGTACACATATGAAATGGGCAACTGCTCCGACTTCAAGGGACCCAAGAAGTGCATAACCGGAGTACTCTCCCACTTCATGATGGATGGTGCCTCGACTTTGCCGCCCCTTTTTCTGCAGGTGCAGCCTGGTGAGCGTGTGCTCGATGCCTGTGCCTCTCCAGGCGGCAAGTCCCTGCTTATGCTGCAGACGCTGCACTTGGATCATCTGGTCTGCAATGACATCCAAGAGTCCCGCCTAAATAAGCTGCGCAAGGTGATGCAGGAGTACCTGTTCGACTACAAGGAGCGCTGGGCGGGCAAGCGTCTGATTTTCAGCCAGAGTGATGCCCGCAATCTGGACCAGTATGAGCAGTTCGACAAGATCCTGGTCGACGTGCCCTGCACCACGGATCGCCATGTGCTCAACGAGCAGGACAACAATATCTTCAAGCCGACGCGCGTAAAGGAGCGCCTGCGGATCCCAGAGCTCCAGGCAGGCATCCTGGCCAACTGCTTGCGTCTCCTGCGACCCGGTGGCAGTTTGGTTTACTCCACCTGCTCGTTGTCGCCCATCCAGAACGATGGTGTTGTGCACATGGCTCTGCAAAAGGTCTTTACGGAGTACGGCATCACAGCCACCATCAAGGATCTGAGTCGGCACACGGCGCTCTTTAGCGATGTCTTCAAGTTCGAGCACCCAAAGGGACTCAAGTACGGACAAATGGTGGTGCCCTACTTGCCGGCCAACTTTGGACCCATGTACTTTAGTAAAATAACCAGAAATGAGTGA
- the LOC6526390 gene encoding vacuolar protein sorting-associated protein 29, producing MLVLVLGDLHIPHRCSSLPAKFKKLLVPGRIHHILATGNICTKESYDYLKSLANDVHIVRGDFDENLTYPEQKVVTVGQFRIGLCHGHQVVPRGDPEALALIQRQLDVDILITGHTYKFEAYEHGNKFYINPGSATGAFNPLDTNVVPSFVLMDIQSTTVVTYVYQLIGDEVKVERIEYKKI from the coding sequence ATGCTCGTTCTGGTACTCGGCGACCTGCACATCCCGCACCGGTGCAGCAGCCTGCCGGCCAAGTTCAAGAAACTGCTGGTGCCGGGCCGCATCCATCACATCCTGGCCACCGGAAACATCTGCACCAAGGAGTCCTACGACTACCTGAAGTCCCTGGCCAATGATGTGCACATAGTGCGTGGCGACTTCGACGAGAACCTGACGTATCCGGAGCAGAAGGTGGTGACGGTGGGCCAGTTCCGGATCGGGCTGTGCCACGGCCACCAGGTGGTTCCGCGGGGAGACCCGGAGGCACTGGCCCTCATCCAGCGACAACTGGACGTGGACATACTGATCACGGGGCACACGTACAAGTTCGAGGCCTACGAGCACGGGAACAAGTTCTACATCAATCCGGGATCGGCCACGGGCGCCTTCAACCCACTGGACACCAATGTGGTGCCCTCGTTCGTGCTGATGGACATCCAGAGCACCACGGTGGTCACGTACGTGTACCAACTGATCGGCGACGAGGTCAAGGTGGAGCGCATCGAGTACAAGAAGATCTAG
- the LOC6526392 gene encoding dehydrodolichyl diphosphate synthase complex subunit NUS1 isoform X2, with amino-acid sequence MIEVLCLLLGRILLLLVGGYELMWRLRERLNALVIRSYDLWRSGTARELHERRVLADCRSQLTKTPQHLVLVISPVDAGVDAVLLSRIFDFALDVGIKHVSLYDRRTKGSGYVDMADLCRSTSGDTGSCLKWPPGPSPSKLESLPKNGQKSNGYVNGSHSPQLQLHQISASDGHALIADVCRELYEGRETELVQSLLKQKREALTEQISDMLSQRLGFEAPEPELGIVFARQTCTYGLLPWHARFTEFHTHPSGRHFDVETFASILCKYSRCEQRWGT; translated from the exons ATGATTGAGGTGCTGTGCCTGCTGCTCGGCAggatcctgctgctcctggttgGCGGCTACGAACTGATGTGGCGGCTCCGAGAGCGTCTCAATGCACTGGTCATCCGGTCATATGACCTTTGGCGCAGCGGAACGGCACGTGAGCTGCACGAGCGACGCGTGCTCGCCGACTGCCGCTCCCAGTTGACCAAGACGCCGCAGCATCTGGTCCTGGTTATCTCCCCCGTGGATGCTGGCGTGGATGCGGTGCTTCTGAGCAGGATATTTGACTTTGCCCTGGACGTGGGCATCAAACACGTCAGTCTGTACGACAGGCGCACGAAAGGCAGTGGCTATGTGGACATGGCCGATCTGTGTCGGTCAACCAGCGGGGACACGGGCAGCTGCTTAAAGTGGCCACCCGGTCCAAGTCCCAGCAAACTGGAGAGCCTGCCCAAAAACGGACAAAAGTCAAATGGTTATGTGAACGGTTCGCATTCCCCTCAATTGCAG CTCCATCAAATCAGCGCCTCCGACGGCCATGCCCTGATCGCCGACGTCTGCCGGGAGTTGTACGAAGGCAGGGAGACGGAATTGGTGCAGAGTCTACTTAAGCAGAAGCGCGAAGCGCTGACGGAGCAGATCAGCGACATGCTGAGCCAGCGACTCGGGTTCGAGGCCCCGGAGCCGGAGCTGGGCATAGTGTTCGCCCGGCAGACGTGCACCTACGGCCTGCTGCCCTGGCACGCGCGCTTCACTGAGTTCCACACGCACCCCAGCGGACGCCACTTCGACGTGGAGACGTTCGCCAGCATCCTGTGCAAGTACTCGCGATGCGAGCAGCGGTGGGGCACGTAG
- the LOC6526389 gene encoding general transcription factor IIH subunit 3, producing MEADQAASKEAESCIDLLVIVLDTNPSQHIVRQNPQNLTQILEAVIAFGNAHLMQKAQNKLAVVSCSHHATNFLYPLPRRQVELRQVDGQYEAFSLVEKTVKQQLGSILMNAPRLSAPCESLLAGSMSMALCYISRLQRNVAPGVKMHSRILVITGSNECASQYMTFMNVFFTAQKLGITIDTCALDKTLSLLQQGCDITSGQFLKVTQLDGLLQYLLWVFLPAPQIRHKLVLPPPPKVDYRASCFCHRELIDIGYVCSVCLSVFCKYSPICTTCHTIFKNPGPLPIKGKKKKKTDKQM from the exons ATGGAAGCGGATCAAGCTGCAAGCAAAGAAG CCGAATCATGCATCGACCTCCTGGTGATCGTGCTGGACACGAACCCCTCGCAGCACATCGTGCGCCAGAACCCGCAGAACCTCACCCAAATCCTGGAGGCGGTGATTGCCTTCGGGAATGCGCACCTGATGCAGAAGGCCCAAAACAAACTGGCTGTGGTTTCCTGCTCCCATCATGCCAC AAACTTCCTGTATCCGCTGCCCAGACGGCAAGTGGAGCTGCGCCAAGTGGATGGACAGTACGAGGCCTTTAGTCTGGTGGAGAAGACAGTGAAGCAGCAGCTGGGCAGCATCCTGATGAACGCCCCCCGGCTCAGTGCTCCCTGTGAGAGTCTTCTGGCCGGCAGCATGTCCATGGCGCTGTGCTACATATCCAGG CTCCAAAGGAATGTGGCTCCGGGCGTGAAGATGCATTCCCGCATCCTGGTCATCACCGGCAGCAACGAGTGCGCCTCCCAGTACATGACGTTCATGAACGTCTTCTTCACCGCCCAGAAACTGGGCATCACGATCGATACCTGCGCCCTGGACAAGACGCTCAGTTTGCTCCAGCAAGGCTGTGATATTACCTCCGGCCAGTTTCTCAAGGTCACCCAGTTGGACGGCCTGCTGCAGTACCTCTTGTGGGTCTTTCTGCCCGCCCCGCAGATCCGCCACAAGTTGGTCCTGCCGCCACCGCCCAAGGTGGACTACCGCGCCTCCTGCTTCTGCCATCGTGAGCTCATCGACATCGGCTACGTCTGCTCGGTTTGTCTGTCAGTCTTCTGCAAGTACAGTCCCATATGCACCACTTGCCA CACCATTTTCAAGAATCCCGGTCCTTTGCCCATTAagggcaaaaagaaaaagaagaccGACAAGCAAATGTAA